From the Phaeacidiphilus oryzae TH49 genome, one window contains:
- a CDS encoding SAM-dependent methyltransferase: protein MPDGFAEIEESQRKPSIARVYDYLLDGKDNYAVDRQIGDHFKVNLPGSVAIAHTNRQALVRAVREIAESGIRQFIDLGSGLPTADNVHQVAQRHQPGSAVIYVDSDPIVLSHGRALLAENSTTSVIQADVRRPEDIRRHPETQRLIDFRQPVGIILSAILHHLNDDEDPIGVVRYWADQVPSGSHVFISHFRSGHNEETRAAQGKLLDTFGRGRWRTDEEIGALFGDLELLEPGIVPAALWRPDASEPHESALIGAPAGELGVWERLIAAGLARKP, encoded by the coding sequence ATGCCGGACGGCTTCGCGGAGATCGAGGAGAGCCAGCGCAAGCCGAGTATCGCGCGGGTCTACGACTACCTTCTGGACGGCAAGGACAACTACGCCGTCGACCGGCAGATCGGCGACCACTTCAAGGTCAACCTGCCCGGCTCGGTCGCCATCGCGCACACCAACCGCCAGGCACTGGTCCGCGCGGTGCGGGAGATCGCCGAATCCGGCATCCGGCAGTTCATCGACCTGGGCAGCGGACTGCCCACCGCGGACAACGTCCATCAGGTCGCCCAGCGCCACCAGCCCGGTTCGGCCGTGATCTACGTCGACTCGGACCCGATCGTGCTGAGCCACGGCCGGGCGCTCCTCGCCGAGAACTCCACCACCTCCGTGATCCAGGCGGACGTCCGCCGCCCCGAGGACATCCGCCGCCACCCGGAGACCCAGCGGCTCATCGACTTCCGGCAGCCGGTCGGGATCATCCTCAGCGCGATCCTCCACCACCTCAACGACGACGAGGACCCGATCGGGGTGGTGCGCTACTGGGCGGACCAGGTACCCAGCGGAAGCCACGTCTTCATCTCCCACTTCCGCTCCGGACACAACGAGGAGACCCGCGCCGCCCAGGGAAAACTCCTGGACACCTTCGGCCGCGGCCGCTGGCGCACGGACGAGGAGATCGGGGCTCTCTTCGGCGACCTGGAGCTGCTGGAGCCGGGGATCGTCCCGGCCGCGCTGTGGCGCCCGGACGCATCCGAACCCCATGAGTCGGCCCTGATCGGAGCCCCCGCAGGCGAGTTGGGGGTATGGGAACGGCTCATCGCCGCCG